The following are encoded in a window of Mycolicibacterium tusciae JS617 genomic DNA:
- a CDS encoding type VII secretion-associated protein, with product MTEVVIEVGPGAIRGANDVRPEWVSAALDCIDDEIALLDDRPVSVRDLWDEVMSAAAGSDVDIAVLVCPAWWSSARIDTVQQAARTVATDVVLLSRTAMLREGISADATIVEIATDVAIVTVFEKIVSVVPRQGVLDEDVEAVVAALGAPAGVLVDAPKTVFGAELLASSVTDRMRVVGVPVRIADDGWIRRAAVAQRSHAAAQPAEVAVRSSGRLRDRKTLAVLFGVMSTVVLCGGVAAVQNSGSDRVDEMPMTLLVEGRIGLMVPAAWTTQRITSGPGSARVQVVSPTDGDLALHVTQSVLARPSSLAKTADTLLAALAESADGAFVDFDPSDRRAGRDAVTYREIRPERNVAWTVLIDGTARIAIGCQSLPHREHLVREACDRAIRSAHAVS from the coding sequence GTGACGGAAGTCGTGATCGAGGTGGGACCGGGGGCTATTCGCGGGGCCAACGATGTTCGGCCGGAATGGGTTTCGGCGGCGCTCGATTGCATCGACGACGAGATCGCGTTGCTCGACGACCGCCCGGTGTCCGTGCGCGATCTGTGGGATGAGGTGATGAGTGCCGCCGCGGGTAGCGACGTCGATATCGCTGTCCTCGTGTGTCCCGCGTGGTGGTCGTCAGCCAGGATCGACACGGTGCAGCAGGCTGCCCGCACCGTGGCCACCGACGTTGTCCTGCTTTCCCGAACAGCGATGCTGCGGGAGGGCATCTCGGCTGACGCGACCATCGTCGAGATCGCCACAGATGTCGCGATCGTGACTGTCTTCGAGAAGATCGTCTCCGTCGTGCCGCGCCAGGGCGTGCTAGACGAGGACGTCGAGGCGGTAGTGGCCGCGCTCGGTGCGCCGGCGGGAGTGTTGGTGGATGCCCCGAAAACCGTGTTCGGCGCCGAACTTCTCGCTTCGTCGGTCACCGACCGCATGCGCGTCGTCGGAGTGCCGGTCAGGATCGCCGACGACGGCTGGATTCGGCGCGCCGCTGTGGCGCAACGATCACACGCTGCGGCTCAACCCGCGGAAGTCGCCGTTCGAAGCTCGGGCCGGCTTCGCGACCGGAAGACACTTGCCGTGCTGTTCGGCGTGATGTCGACGGTAGTGCTGTGCGGCGGTGTCGCTGCGGTGCAGAACAGCGGTTCGGATCGTGTCGACGAGATGCCGATGACGTTGCTGGTCGAAGGCAGGATCGGGCTGATGGTGCCGGCGGCCTGGACGACGCAACGCATCACATCGGGCCCGGGATCAGCTCGGGTGCAAGTGGTTTCACCGACTGACGGCGACCTCGCCCTGCATGTCACGCAGTCGGTCCTCGCGCGGCCGTCCAGCCTCGCGAAAACGGCGGATACTCTGCTCGCAGCGTTGGCCGAGTCGGCCGACGGCGCCTTCGTCGATTTCGATCCGTCGGATCGTCGTGCGGGCAGGGACGCGGTGACATATCGCGAGATCCGACCGGAGCGAAACGTCGCATGGACGGTATTGATCGACGGCACCGCGCGCATTGCGATCGGCTGCCAGAGCCTGCCGCACCGTGAACACCTCGTACGGGAAGCCTGCGATCGAGCGATTCGTTCCGCGCACGCCGTGTCCTAG
- the eccD gene encoding type VII secretion integral membrane protein EccD, producing the protein MPDSLCPLTVAVCTADTHRAIDLTVPADIHIGQLLPQIVEIVHRDADPDTARDWRLSRLGDLPMDESMTLNDNDVRAGEVLILTTAEPPVAEWVDYDPCHAAAAGAAVAPIPRILPAVCCVLFGGFGAVALVLPAARATATGLVTGTCLAVGAAVGAAVVARIHGDPLACVSLSMIAALYAGVIGFLSVPAGSHASGLLLASAAMMSAAILLVRVTGCGRVCLTALATVSGLVAASSAATVTWSLQLNACGAALATLSLATLAFAPRLSMTLSGTAPDAAPDVGLVHRNLTGLVVGSSIGAALGATGVVISEVRDAGSALRGTAFGAIVALVLLLRVRSHVDSSRRIGLAGAAVLTGAAGFAAVVISYPPPAQVVGALAATAGAAALGCVVRPTVSPIALRAVEVAEYLALAAVVPLACWVGGIYGWAREMNLI; encoded by the coding sequence ATGCCAGATTCGCTGTGCCCGCTCACCGTTGCGGTCTGTACCGCTGACACACATCGCGCAATCGACCTGACCGTGCCGGCCGACATACACATCGGCCAGCTGCTGCCGCAGATCGTCGAGATCGTGCACCGCGATGCTGATCCGGACACCGCACGCGACTGGCGGCTGTCGAGACTCGGCGACCTGCCGATGGACGAGTCTATGACTCTGAACGACAACGATGTTCGTGCAGGCGAAGTGTTGATACTCACGACCGCCGAGCCTCCGGTCGCCGAATGGGTCGACTACGACCCATGCCACGCCGCTGCGGCCGGGGCTGCGGTTGCCCCGATCCCCCGAATACTCCCCGCTGTCTGCTGCGTTCTGTTCGGCGGATTCGGTGCGGTGGCATTGGTCCTACCCGCGGCGCGTGCCACCGCCACCGGCCTCGTCACCGGCACGTGTCTGGCAGTCGGCGCAGCGGTTGGGGCGGCCGTCGTTGCACGCATTCACGGTGACCCGCTGGCGTGTGTATCGCTGAGTATGATCGCAGCGCTCTACGCGGGCGTAATCGGTTTTCTGAGCGTACCGGCTGGTTCGCACGCCTCCGGCCTGCTGCTCGCATCCGCAGCCATGATGTCCGCGGCGATTCTTCTAGTGCGCGTGACAGGCTGCGGCAGAGTCTGTTTGACGGCGTTGGCTACCGTCTCCGGACTGGTGGCAGCCAGCTCGGCCGCCACTGTGACGTGGAGCCTGCAGCTCAACGCGTGCGGCGCGGCGCTCGCCACTTTGTCACTCGCGACGCTCGCGTTCGCGCCGAGGTTGTCCATGACTCTCAGTGGCACCGCGCCGGACGCGGCACCCGACGTCGGGTTAGTACATCGCAATTTGACCGGCCTGGTGGTGGGGTCGTCGATCGGCGCAGCGCTCGGCGCCACTGGGGTTGTCATCAGCGAGGTCCGTGACGCGGGGTCGGCGCTGCGCGGAACCGCTTTCGGCGCGATCGTCGCGCTGGTGCTCCTGCTGCGGGTGCGCAGCCATGTCGATTCGTCCCGTCGCATCGGCCTCGCCGGTGCCGCAGTGCTCACTGGTGCAGCGGGTTTCGCTGCGGTTGTCATCTCCTATCCGCCACCAGCGCAAGTTGTCGGCGCGCTCGCTGCCACCGCGGGTGCTGCCGCACTGGGTTGCGTCGTCAGGCCGACGGTAAGCCCGATCGCGCTGCGCGCCGTGGAGGTCGCCGAGTATCTCGCGCTTGCGGCAGTCGTCCCCTTGGCCTGCTGGGTCGGAGGAATCTACGGATGGGCTCGGGAAATGAATCTGATATGA
- a CDS encoding type VII secretion protein EccC has product MDFVREQRVPAPAMAHGPVVVDAPPEIPMAMPTNLLARLLPVAMLAAAIGMMAVYFTSGAQTMRNPMYLFFPVMMLTSVVGTLVYGARGTGRTADINKDRQKYLNYLDTLDRAAANTADAQRRSLRWCHPEPRALWTLAGGRRMWERRPHDQDYCVVRVGIGGQPLSTALIEPDLNSVDELDPVTVTAMQRLIRSRSTLAETPITVALRRFAVITIDGDTQVARALVRSLICQLAVLHGPDHIAIGAVVSAEASGEWDWLKWLPHHQHALPEGGVEQRHVVTILDGGDLSDLESALYERNSATIVEFAMSLQTTASANRLHIHVDTETVAVRDQDEDEVIARPDLLSITQALACARRLTQYRPAEHRRTESTGWLDLMGIDENRFDPEKYWLTADDGNIRAVPIGVTEDGTRVLLDINEAARNGMGPHGLCVGATGSGKSELLRTLALGMIASHPPDVLNLILVDFKGGATFLGLERASHVGAVITNLAGEAHLVSRMNDALAGEMNRRQEILRAAGGFANLAQYRTARSREAGLPPMPALFILVDEFSELLTQHPDFAELFVAIGRLGRSLGMHLLLASQRLDEGRLRGLETHLSYRICLKTFSAGESRAVLGVPDAYHLPTAPGAAYLKTASGELVRFQTAFVSGADSERPSAPASTTPAVPRVFTAAQVRAIREPADTDRPQQPARTVLDAMLDRLAGHGPPAHQVWLPPLTRSPTLDALMPGPGLRRLTVPIGVVDNPFQQRRDPLLLELHGSAGNVAVVGAPRSGKSTALRAMLLALARDHDPADVGFYCLDFGGGTLSTLRRLPHVGSMAGRSDIDLCRRTVAAVASILQRREASCERGEGRFGDVFLVIDGWSTLRQEFDFLEGPITAIAAQGLSFGIHVVIAASRWAELRPALKDQIATRIELRLGDPSESEVDRKRARDLSDRPPGRGIAANRREFAIALPRFDGEPTTNGLAEAIAAECERLRDRWAPNSAPVVRLLPRRIPCEDLVDHDGRHGPEVLIGIGENELKPVHVDFAAQSHLIVLGEAGCGKSAVLRLLCRELTRNNTSDETQLEIVDFRRTLLGVVESKHLTGYAMSPVSLASRLSAILGRLEARMPGENVTQQQLRTRSWWSGPDIYLVIDDYDLAAGATGNPLAPLADFLPHAKDLGLHVVVARRSGGAARAMFDPVLARLRELGCMGLMMSASPEEGVLLGTVRPSALPPGRGTLITRSDADQLVQVAWTDPP; this is encoded by the coding sequence ATGGATTTCGTTCGCGAGCAACGAGTGCCGGCGCCCGCCATGGCCCACGGCCCCGTTGTCGTCGATGCGCCACCGGAGATTCCGATGGCTATGCCGACGAATCTGCTCGCCCGGCTGCTGCCAGTGGCCATGCTCGCCGCGGCCATCGGAATGATGGCGGTGTACTTCACGTCAGGCGCCCAGACGATGCGCAACCCGATGTATCTGTTCTTTCCCGTGATGATGCTGACGTCGGTGGTCGGGACGCTGGTGTACGGCGCCCGCGGAACCGGCCGCACCGCTGACATCAACAAGGATCGGCAGAAGTATCTCAACTACCTCGACACCCTGGACCGGGCGGCCGCAAACACTGCTGACGCTCAACGGCGCTCATTGCGGTGGTGTCACCCTGAACCGCGAGCGCTCTGGACCCTGGCCGGGGGCAGACGGATGTGGGAGCGACGACCACATGATCAGGACTATTGCGTTGTCCGGGTGGGCATCGGTGGCCAACCACTGTCGACGGCGCTGATCGAACCCGACCTGAACAGCGTCGATGAACTTGACCCGGTGACTGTGACCGCGATGCAGCGTTTGATTCGGAGTCGGTCGACCCTCGCCGAAACACCAATCACGGTGGCTCTGCGCCGCTTCGCGGTGATCACGATCGACGGTGACACGCAGGTCGCAAGGGCGCTCGTCCGATCGCTGATCTGTCAACTTGCCGTCCTCCATGGTCCCGACCACATCGCGATCGGTGCTGTCGTCAGTGCCGAGGCGAGCGGTGAATGGGATTGGCTGAAATGGCTGCCACACCATCAGCACGCACTGCCCGAAGGTGGTGTCGAGCAGCGTCACGTCGTGACGATTCTGGACGGCGGTGACTTGTCGGACCTCGAAAGCGCGCTCTACGAGAGGAATTCCGCCACGATCGTCGAGTTCGCAATGTCGCTGCAGACGACCGCTTCGGCAAACCGATTGCACATACACGTCGACACAGAAACCGTAGCCGTTCGCGATCAGGACGAAGATGAGGTGATTGCGCGGCCTGATCTACTGTCGATAACCCAAGCATTGGCGTGTGCTCGGCGTCTCACGCAGTACCGACCCGCGGAGCACCGGCGCACAGAGTCGACCGGGTGGCTGGACCTGATGGGGATCGACGAGAACCGGTTTGATCCCGAAAAGTATTGGCTTACAGCAGATGACGGGAATATCAGGGCGGTGCCCATAGGGGTCACTGAAGACGGGACTCGCGTGCTACTTGATATCAACGAGGCGGCGCGAAACGGGATGGGACCGCACGGCCTGTGCGTGGGCGCCACCGGCTCAGGAAAATCTGAACTGCTGCGCACGCTGGCCCTCGGGATGATCGCGTCGCATCCTCCGGACGTCCTCAACCTCATCCTGGTCGACTTCAAAGGCGGCGCAACGTTCCTCGGGCTGGAGCGAGCATCCCACGTCGGCGCGGTCATCACCAATCTGGCTGGCGAAGCGCACCTGGTCAGCAGGATGAACGATGCGCTCGCCGGTGAGATGAACAGACGCCAGGAGATACTTCGGGCGGCGGGGGGATTCGCGAATCTCGCGCAGTATCGAACGGCGCGGTCGCGGGAGGCTGGACTGCCGCCAATGCCGGCGTTGTTCATCCTGGTGGACGAATTCTCCGAACTGCTTACCCAGCATCCCGACTTCGCCGAACTGTTCGTCGCGATCGGACGGTTGGGCCGATCGCTGGGCATGCACCTGTTGCTCGCCAGCCAACGACTGGACGAAGGCCGGTTGCGGGGACTCGAGACCCATCTGTCGTACCGGATTTGCCTGAAGACGTTCTCGGCCGGTGAATCTCGAGCGGTCCTCGGTGTTCCCGACGCCTATCACCTGCCGACCGCACCTGGGGCGGCCTATCTCAAGACCGCTTCGGGTGAGCTCGTGCGGTTTCAGACCGCATTCGTTTCCGGTGCTGACAGCGAGCGACCCAGCGCGCCCGCGTCGACGACACCGGCGGTTCCACGGGTGTTCACCGCCGCGCAGGTAAGAGCGATCCGCGAGCCGGCCGATACCGATCGGCCTCAGCAACCGGCTCGCACCGTGTTGGACGCGATGCTGGATCGCCTTGCGGGCCACGGTCCGCCCGCGCATCAGGTGTGGCTGCCGCCGCTGACCCGGTCGCCGACTCTCGATGCGTTGATGCCGGGGCCCGGGCTTCGGAGGCTGACGGTGCCGATCGGCGTCGTGGACAATCCCTTCCAGCAGCGCCGAGATCCGCTCCTCCTCGAACTCCACGGCTCAGCAGGCAATGTCGCGGTCGTTGGCGCACCGCGGTCCGGGAAGTCGACGGCGCTGCGCGCGATGCTGCTGGCATTGGCCCGAGACCATGATCCGGCCGATGTGGGGTTCTACTGCCTGGACTTCGGCGGCGGAACCCTATCGACCCTGCGGCGACTGCCGCATGTGGGCTCGATGGCCGGGCGTTCTGACATCGACCTGTGCCGCCGGACCGTTGCGGCAGTGGCCTCGATATTGCAGCGGCGGGAGGCGTCGTGCGAAAGAGGCGAGGGGCGTTTCGGCGACGTATTTCTGGTCATCGATGGCTGGTCGACGCTGCGCCAGGAGTTCGACTTCCTTGAGGGGCCGATCACTGCGATTGCCGCACAGGGCCTTTCGTTCGGTATTCATGTCGTCATTGCTGCATCGCGCTGGGCGGAATTGCGGCCTGCATTGAAGGATCAGATCGCGACACGCATCGAGCTCCGCCTCGGTGACCCCTCTGAATCCGAGGTAGACCGTAAGCGTGCGCGTGACCTTTCTGACCGACCGCCAGGACGCGGCATCGCGGCAAACCGCCGGGAATTCGCGATTGCACTGCCGCGGTTCGACGGCGAGCCGACCACGAACGGGCTCGCCGAAGCGATCGCTGCCGAGTGCGAACGCCTGCGCGACCGGTGGGCGCCGAACTCTGCGCCGGTGGTCCGGTTGCTACCGAGGCGGATCCCCTGTGAGGACCTCGTGGATCACGATGGGCGGCACGGGCCAGAAGTGTTGATCGGCATCGGCGAGAACGAGTTGAAGCCCGTCCACGTCGATTTCGCGGCACAGTCTCACCTGATCGTGCTCGGAGAAGCCGGGTGCGGAAAGTCGGCGGTACTTCGGCTGCTGTGTCGAGAACTGACTCGCAACAACACCAGCGACGAGACTCAATTGGAGATCGTCGACTTTCGCCGGACCCTGCTCGGCGTCGTCGAGTCCAAACACCTCACCGGTTACGCAATGTCGCCGGTATCTCTGGCATCACGATTGTCGGCGATACTCGGCAGGCTGGAAGCGCGGATGCCCGGCGAGAACGTCACCCAGCAGCAGCTGCGCACGCGGTCTTGGTGGTCAGGCCCCGACATCTATCTCGTCATCGATGACTACGACCTGGCGGCAGGAGCGACCGGTAACCCGCTCGCTCCGCTGGCCGACTTCCTACCGCATGCCAAGGATCTCGGACTGCACGTCGTCGTCGCCCGGCGCTCCGGTGGTGCCGCACGTGCGATGTTCGATCCGGTGCTCGCTAGGTTGCGCGAGCTCGGCTGCATGGGGTTGATGATGAGCGCGAGCCCGGAGGAGGGGGTGCTGCTCGGGACGGTCCGACCTTCAGCACTTCCGCCGGGGCGGGGAACGTTGATCACTCGCAGCGACGCAGATCAGCTCGTACAGGTGGCCTGGACCGATCCACCGTGA